Proteins found in one Lachancea thermotolerans CBS 6340 chromosome C complete sequence genomic segment:
- the PLB3 gene encoding lysophospholipase (similar to uniprot|P39105 Saccharomyces cerevisiae YMR008C PLB1 Phospholipase B (lysophospholipase) involved in lipid metabolism required for deacylation of phosphatidylcholine and phosphatidylethanolamine but not phosphatidylinositol), which yields MLWLVPLFLLALRAVQAWSPTDSYAPGNVSCADDISLVREASGLSPNETAWLEKRDAYTKQALREFLDGATANFSNSSLVDSLWSADKIPRVAMAFSGGGYRAMLSGAGMISAFDNRTNGSTEHGLGGLLQGATYLAGLSGGNWLVGSLAWNNWTSVQHVIDTRGKDDELWDISNSIVNPGGINILSSASRWDQISDAVEAKQDAGFNTSLADVWGRALAYNFFPTLSKGGDGYTWSTLRDADVFKNGEMPFPISVADGRYPGTQIVDLNSTLFEFNPFEMGSWDPSLNAFTDVKYLGTNARNGTPVTKGQCVAGFDNTGFVIGTSSTLFNQFLLQLNTTSVSSFLKGIIGDFLKDLSEDYDDIAIYNPNPFRETEFVESNYTKGIVNSENLFLVDGGEDGENIPFVPLIQKERDVDVIFALDNSADTDEYWPAGLSLISTYERQFGAQGKDIAFPYVPDFDTFINEGLNQKPVFFGCDASNTTGLSYTPPLIVYMPNNRQSYNSNTSTFKMSYSSSQRMKMFQNGFEAVTRNNLTDDSSFRGCVACAVLRRKQESQNMTLPQECAKCFQDYCWNGKISNKTAKVSTIENYSGSISFITDSASADAASSTAAASSSGTSTSKKNAAASLPSSNSLKWYVAFASLLGMAIGLM from the coding sequence ATGCTCTGGCTAGTGCCCCTCTTTTTACTTGCGCTACGCGCGGTGCAGGCGTGGTCGCCCACGGACTCGTACGCTCCTGGCAACGTCTCCTGCGCGGACGACATCTCGCTCGTGCGAGAGGCGTCCGGGCTCTCGCCCAACGAGACCGCCTGGCTCGAGAAGCGTGACGCGTACACAAAACAGGCGCTGCGCGAGTTCCTCGACGGCGCGACCGCCAACTTCTCCAACTCGTCGCTCGTCGACAGCCTGTGGAGCGCGGACAAGATTCCGCGCGTTGCGATGGCGTTCTCGGGCGGCGGGTACCGCGCCATGCTCAGCGGCGCGGGCATGATTTCCGCGTTCGACAACAGAACCAACGGGTCCACGGAACACGGGCTAGGCGGGCTGCTCCAGGGCGCCACGTACTTGGCCGGGCTCTCGGGCGGCAACTGGCTTGTTGGGTCTCTGGCATGGAACAACTGGACGTCTGTGCAGCACGTGATCGACACGCGCGGCAAGGACGACGAGCTGTGGGACATCAGCAACTCCATCGTCAACCCGGGCGGGATCAACATCCTGAGCAGCGCCTCGCGCTGGGACCAGATTTCCGATGCCGTGGAGGCCAAGCAGGACGCGGGCTTCAACACCTCGCTGGCTGACGTTTGGGGCCGCGCCCTCGCGTACAACTTCTTCCCCACGCTCTCCAAGGGCGGGGACGGCTACACGTGGTCCACGCTGCGCGACGCAGACGTCTTCAAGAACGGTGAGATGCCCTTCCCCATCAGTGTGGCTGACGGGCGGTATCCGGGCACGCAGATCGTCGACCTGAACTCCACGCTATTCGAGTTCAATCCGTTCGAGATGGGCTCCTGGGACCCTTCGCTGAACGCGTTCACGGACGTCAAGTACCTGGGTACCAACGCCAGGAACGGCACCCCTGTGACCAAGGGCCAGTGTGTCGCGGGCTTTGACAACACCGGCTTTGTCATTGGCACTTCCTCGACCCTGTTCAACCAGTTCCTGCTGCAGCTGAACACCACCAGTGTgagctccttcttgaagggCATTATCGGCGATTTCCTGAAAGACCTTTCCGAGGACTACGATGACATTGCTATCTACAACCCCAACCCTTTCAGGGAAACCGAGTTTGTCGAAAGCAACTACACCAAGGGCATTGTCAACTCAGAAAACTTGTTCTTGGTTGACGGTGGTGAGGATGGTGAAAACATCCCCTTCGTTCCTCTCATCCAGAAGGAGAGAGACGTGGACGTTATTTTCGCGCTCGACAACAGTGCCGACACAGACGAGTACTGGCCCGCTGGCTTGTCGCTGATTTCTACCTACGAGCGTCAATTCGGCGCACAGGGCAAGGACATTGCGTTCCCCTACGTCCCCGACTTTGACACCTTCATCAACGAGGGTCTCAACCAGAAgcctgttttctttgggTGTGACGCCTCTAACACCACTGGTCTCTCCTACACCCCACCCCTCATTGTCTACATGCCAAACAACAGGCAGTCCTACAATTCAAACACGAGTACCTTCAAGATGTCCTACAGTTCCAGCCAACGTATGAAGATGTTCCAGAACGGCTTTGAGGCTGTCACTAGGAACAACCTTACTGACGACTCTTCTTTCAGGGGCTGTGTTGCTTGCGCAGTCCTAAGGCGGAAGCAGGAGTCTCAAAACATGACGCTCCCCCAGGAGTGCGCAAAGTGTTTCCAGGACTACTGCTGGAATGGGAAAATCTCCAACAAGACCGCTAAAGTTAGCACTATAGAGAACTACAGTGGATCGATTTCCTTCATTACCGACTCGGCATCTGCCGATGCAGCTTCTTCTACAGCGGCAGCCTCATCCTCAGGGACCTCTACTAGTAAGAAAAACGCTGCTGCTTCCTTGCCCTCTTCTAACTCTCTTAAATGGTACGTTGCCTTCGCAAGCTTGCTGGGCATGGCCATTGGTCTCATGTAA
- the TAF4 gene encoding Taf4p (similar to uniprot|P50105 Saccharomyces cerevisiae YMR005W TAF4 TFIID subunit (48 kDa) involved in RNA polymerase II transcription initiation potential Cdc28p substrate), with translation MARSPKRQDPNAQENLRAKRPKKEEQEQIFDEEEPAFEIGGGNTNESASPENTDFSTNMPTPFDNIVEDPVGGASLPESASPTTNLAQTTNSNSQSVKDVDDKKRGRPSGSQTQNTKVNSTGPKKSVMTQSSASAHHPNTQQAQSQNQQAASSKMQTDPDKLSDALFSAGVDIREEEALLNSSMNITKSSAQAGSQAVNNQIPPQPPLLHPTHVASFMKKVGSEQNFNQDFSKAHDVLSLMSTACEVFMTDIITNSLVISRHRRRSIKLNSGRRSEVSRALRDLAIHQKEQEERRVKRRIAMGLEKETAEAKMETEETLHRASNATANMMIAGGKKKYSWLNAGAKANNNSVKVLGKVSSDVAARGEMGIRYREAREEPGIVMRDLLNALENRRVGVNTVVAKGYARIRD, from the coding sequence ATGGCAAGGTCACCTAAAAGACAGGATCCTAACGCCCAAGAAAACCTGCGAGCAAAGAGGCCTAAAAAagaggagcaggagcaaaTATTTGACGAGGAGGAACCGGCCTTTGAGATTGGAGGTGGCAACACAAACGAAAGCGCGAGTCCTGAAAACACGGATTTTTCTACAAATATGCCAACTCCGTTTGACAATATTGTTGAGGACCCCGTCGGCGGAGCAAGTTTACCAGAAAGCGCGTCGCCGACAACTAATCTCGCCCAAACTACCAACAGCAATAGCCAGAGTGTCAAGGATGTTGATGACAAGAAAAGAGGTAGGCCAAGTGGCTCTCAAACACAGAATACTAAGGTCAACAGTACGGGACCCAAGAAAAGCGTTATGACTCAGTCGTCTGCATCAGCGCATCATCCCAATACGCAACAAGCACAATCCCAAAATCAGCAGGCAGCTTCCTCGAAAATGCAGACAGATCCCGACAAGTTGAGTgatgctcttttttcagcagGCGTTGACAttcgagaagaagaagcgctaCTGAACTCATCAATGAACATCACTAAATCGAGCGCCCAAGCTGGATCGCAAGCTGTGAACAATCAAATACCACCCCAGCCGCCGCTCCTGCACCCTACCCATGTCGCCAGTTTTATGAAGAAAGTTGGGAGTGAGCAAAACTTCAACCAGGATTTCAGCAAAGCCCACGACGTTCTAAGCTTAATGTCGACAGCATGCGAAGTGTTCATGACCGATATAATTACGAATTCTTTGGTTATCTCTCGGCATAGAAGGCGCTCTATTAAGCTGAACTCTGGAAGGAGAAGCGAAGTGTCTCGTGCTCTTAGAGATCTCGCTATACATCAGaaggaacaagaagagagaagagtgaaaagaagaataGCAATGGGACTCGAAAAGGAAACCGCCGAAGCTAAAATGGAGACTGAAGAAACGCTTCATAGAGCTTCGAATGCCACTGCGAATATGATGATCGCGGGCGGAAAGAAAAAGTACAGTTGGTTGAACGCAGGCGCCAAGGCCAACAATAATTCAGTCAAGGTGCTAGGCAAGGTTTCGTCCGATGTGGCAGCTAGAGGTGAGATGGGCATTCGTTACAGAGaagcaagagaagaacCTGGCATAGTTATGAGGGATCTCCTTAACGCCTTGGAGAACAGAAGAGTAGGTGTAAATACAGTTGTCGCCAAAGGTTACGCGAGGATCCGCGACTGA
- the HRD1 gene encoding E3 ubiquitin-protein ligase HRD1 (similar to uniprot|Q08109 Saccharomyces cerevisiae YOL013C HRD1 Ubiquitin-protein ligase required for endoplasmic reticulum-associated degradation (ERAD) of misfolded proteins genetically linked to the unfolded protein response (UPR) regulated through association with Hrd3p contains an H2 ring finger), whose product MALRVQRRQFVGYTVFTYTAAAWSVLDCLQPSLSFLDACLKLCEGLNLVVLCNFAIVNSILLWKGLTRLLFGELRLLEYEHIFERLSFTIVNCFFMSSAFPEYQFLTVMILFALLTFIRVFHWVLKDRLEYVFQHTDERTNIARLLCSRFFLNVIIFAVVDYQMVRFCLRNSLTNKHDPSPSAPVYILFCVDFSMLLVDVAEVAMKSVINLIELIQCKRAFERDGDDFVGLDGKFMYEKLVQLVCQVLKLGLRVASLAPFSMPLMIAKDIIWDGIALFHTGKSVWRTWKSNRQIDEKLPDVTEAQLNASEDKMCIVCMEDMLPPSEATSAKHKPKKLPCNHCLHLGCLKSWMERSQTCPICRVSVFDSKGNVALPNQNAAQQPISEDASVAQQPLSAANESNSTSLASTHTGSLGAVSSSNPNFPTWYTFPVTLSDNDGAVDFKVRDINGVEINAKLIIKKRPGFDVPKEQDQESQRVVINDPPATQYQDIERLKRRISELENKVDELTKKARTE is encoded by the coding sequence ATGGCGCTGCGGGTTCAGAGGCGTCAATTTGTAGGGTACACCGTGTTCACCTACACAGCCGCGGCCTGGTCTGTACTCGACTGCTTACAACCGAGCTTATCATTCCTGGATGCGTGCTTGAAGCTCTGCGAGGGCCTCAACCTGGTTGTCTTGTGCAACTTCGCCATTGTCAATAGTATCTTGCTGTGGAAGGGCCTGACGCGGTTGCTGTTCGGGGAGCTGCGACTGCTGGAATACGAGCACATCTTCGAAAGACTGTCCTTTACGATAGTAAACTGTTTCTTCATGTCTTCAGCCTTTCCAGAGTACCAGTTCCTGACTGTTATGATACTTTTCGCTCTGCTCACATTTATCCGGGTGTTTCACTGGGTGCTCAAAGACCGCCTAGAGTACGTGTTTCAGCACACCGACGAGCGCACCAATATCGCTCGCCTATTGTGTTCCCGGTTTTTCCTCAATGTCATTATATTCGCCGTTGTGGACTACCAGATGGTCAGATTTTGCCTGCGCAACTCGCTAACAAACAAGCATGATCCGTCCCCAAGCGCGCCTGTGTACATTTTGTTCTGCGTCGATTTCTCAATGTTACTGGTTGATGTGGCTGAGGTGGCTATGAAGAGCGTGATAAACTTGATTGAGCTGATTCAGTGCAAACGAGCATTTGAGCGTGATGGAGATGATTTTGTTGGTCTCGACGGCAAGTTCATGTATGAGAAGCTAGTTCAGCTTGTGTGCCAAGTGCTTAAATTGGGACTCCGCGTCGCGTCACTGGCACCTTTCAGCATGCCTCTTATGATTGCCAAAGACATTATATGGGACGGAATTGCCCTCTTTCACACGGGCAAGTCTGTTTGGCGCACTTGGAAAAGCAACCGCCAGATTGACGAAAAGCTACCAGATGTTACTGAAGCACAGCTAAATGCCTCCGAAGATAAGATGTGCATTGTTTGTATGGAAGATATGTTGCCTCCAAGCGAGGCAACGAGCGCTAAGCACAAACCTAAGAAGTTGCCTTGCAACCACTGCCTTCATCTTGgctgcttgaaaagctggatGGAAAGATCCCAGACGTGTCCTATATGCCGTGTTTCAGTCTTCGATAGCAAAGGCAACGTCGCGCTGCCCAATCAAAACGCTGCACAGCAACCAATTTCAGAAGATGCAAGTGTTGCACAACAGCCGTTATCAGCGGCAAATGAGTCTAACTCGACGAGCCTGGCATCTACCCATACTGGAAGTTTGGGGGCTGTGTCATCGAGCAATCCAAACTTTCCAACCTGGTACACATTTCCAGTCACTCTTTCTGATAATGATGGCGCAGTTGACTTTAAAGTGAGAGACATCAATGGGGTCGAGATCAACGCTAAGCTGATTATTAAAAAGCGCCCTGGTTTTGATGTTCCgaaagaacaagaccaAGAGTCACAAAGAGTGGTCATAAATGACCCACCTGCTACTCAATATCAAGACATTGAAAGACTAAAAAGGAGGATTTCCGAGCTTGAGAATAAGGTGGACGAATTAACGAAAAAGGCAAGGACTGAatga
- the RRN11 gene encoding Rrn11p (similar to uniprot|Q04712 Saccharomyces cerevisiae YML043C RRN11 rDNA transcription factor CF component which also contains Rrn6p and Rrn7p which is required for rDNA transcription by RNA polymerase I component of rDNA transcription factor), whose translation MFELPLVRNTKRVRTVRKLRYQYINTLYQEYRKVQSFANANSTLPTPENSAAEEASDGDHNSADATSRRRRRKRRLLSVLGHAETDTELSDMEAEEGSHEADQADSEKEFFTRHEKPQETFEVWNTDRQKAVPMNTATLSYDTCKQIEKHAQKRVSAGMAHISKNANFHFQAMKDGYETVAETPESHHLVHIAQLNELLHTNIMKGKWDTAYRCFSLLIRLPGIDIRSVWGPGARILRELASNDKGLGTSEEFLGWLSGIFSSRSNFNQTMNFLMDPVFRCGSKTHAAKFVVAWLWELLFASCPDGTEHPSAEDASNRKLSHLLERLSEMVLIPPYMEDPEVWFIFAVCHLVSADQLSQRFISTKLRTSELERDISRNQVTQHITNAHMCIRTCEAKKEEFSFPRRIIEEQLACFEKRLYQNSGESTASDLGSGFELDNSPENLDTQNVLGPGMSPMIDEEENFFGSAEQVHFGFDSDSST comes from the coding sequence ATGTTTGAACTGCCCTTAGTGCGAAACACCAAACGAGTACGAACAGTCAGAAAGCTTCGATACCAGTACATTAACACACTATACCAAGAGTACcgcaaagttcaaagctttgccaaCGCAAACTCTACCCTTCCGACGCCTGAAAACTCTGCGGCAGAAGAGGCAAGCGATGGTGACCATAATTCAGCAGATGCTACCTCGCGGCGCAGAAGACGGAAAAGGCGACTGCTCAGCGTGCTAGGGCATGCGGAGACCGACACAGAGCTCTCGGATATGGAAGCCGAAGAAGGTAGCCACGAGGCTGATCAAGCGGACAGTGAAAAAGAGTTCTTTACTAGGCACGAGAAACCACAAGAAACGTTCGAAGTTTGGAACACTGATAGGCAAAAAGCGGTCCCCATGAACACAGCAACGCTCTCGTACGACACCTGCAAACAAATTGAAAAGCACGCGCAAAAGCGTGTGTCGGCAGGGATGGCACATATATCTAAGAATGCAAACTTCCACTTCCAGGCTATGAAAGATGGTTACGAGACTGTCGCAGAGACGCCAGAATCCCATCACCTTGTCCACATCGCACAACTTAATGAACTATTACACACCAACATCATGAAGGGTAAATGGGACACAGCATATCGCTGTTTTTCTCTCTTGATCAGATTGCCAGGTATTGACATAAGAAGCGTCTGGGGACCAGGCGCAAGGATCTTGCGTGAATTGGCATCCAATGATAAAGGCCTTGGTACCAGCGAAGAATTTTTAGGCTGGCTCAGCGGCATATTTTCCTCAAGAAGCAATTTCAATCAAACGATGAACTTTTTAATGGATCCAGTATTCAGATGCGGCTCCAAAACACATGCCGCCAAGTTCGTCGTGGCATGGCTTTGGGAACTTTTATTTGCGTCCTGTCCCGATGGAACTGAACACCCTTCAGCAGAAGACGCTTCGAATCGCAAGCTATCTCACCTTTTGGAAAGGCTTTCAGAAATGGTGTTGATACCGCCTTATATGGAAGACCCTGAGGTTTGGTTTATTTTCGCGGTCTGCCACTTAGTAAGTGCAGATCAACTATCGCAGCGTTTCATCAGCACAAAACTGAGAACTTcagaacttgaaagagacaTCTCTCGAAATCAAGTCACTCAGCACATCACGAACGCGCATATGTGCATTAGAACATGTGAGGcgaaaaaagaagaatttAGCTTCCCGCGGCGTATTATCGAGGAGCAACTGGCatgttttgagaagagGCTTTATCAAAATAGTGGGGAGTCGACCGCCAGCGATCTAGGAAGCGGCTTTGAACTGGACAATAGTCCGGAAAATCTTGACACCCAGAATGTCCTCGGCCCTGGGATGTCACCAATGAtagacgaggaagaaaacttctttgGGTCTGCAGAACAGGTCCATTTCGGGTTTGATTCCGACAGCAGCACTTAA
- a CDS encoding OPA3 family protein (conserved hypothetical protein), translating to MSGLALKLGTLLIRQVTRPVANVLKAQAKQHDTFKKVCVGLAQKMHRVDARLRTRMTPGNREIKIRPLNDARAVENGATWLSEAFVFGVTGSVVVWETLRQRTKELNRREQVANDISFLQSEIESLREKLDAKERAAGK from the coding sequence ATGAGCGGGCTTGCATTGAAACTGGGCACTCTGCTTATCCGGCAAGTGACCAGGCCGGTGGCAAACGTACTTAAAGCGCAAGCAAAACAACACGATACATTCAAGAAGGTCTGCGTGGGGTTAGCGCAGAAGATGCACCGGGTGGACGCAAGGCTCAGGACCAGAATGACACCTGGGAACCGGGAGATTAAGATTCGCCCCCTCAATGACGCCCGCGCAGTGGAGAACGGCGCGACGTGGCTGAGTGAGGCGTTCGTGTTTGGAGTCACCGGGAGTGTCGTTGTGTGGGAGACGCTGCGCCAAAGGACCAAGGAGCTGAACCGTCGAGAACAAGTCGCGAACGACATTAGCTTCCTGCAGAGCGAGATCGAAAGCCTGCGAGAGAAACTTGACGCGAAAgagcgcgcggcgggcAAGTGA
- the HTZ1 gene encoding histone H2AZ (highly similar to uniprot|Q12692 Saccharomyces cerevisiae YOL012C HTZ1 Histone variant H2AZ exchanged for histone H2A in nucleosomes by the SWR1 complex involved in transcriptional regulation through prevention of the spread of silent heterochromatin): MSGKVHGGKGKSGAKTGSNMRATTHSARAGLQFPVGRIKRYLKRNAAGRTRVGSKSAIYLTAVLEYLTAEVLELAGNAAKDLKVKRITPRHLQLAIRGDDELDTLVRATIASGGVLPHINKALLLKVERKGTKN, translated from the coding sequence ATGTCAGGCAAAGTTCACGGCGGCAAGGGCAAGTCTGGTGCCAAGACCGGCTCCAACATGCGCGCCACCACGCACTCCGCGCGTGCCGGGCTGCAGTTCCCGGTGGGAAGAATCAAGCGGTACCTCAAGCGCAACGCCGCCGGCAGGACGCGTGTAGGGTCCAAGTCCGCGATATATCTGACCGCGGTGCTGGAGTACCTCACCGCCGAGGTGCTCGAGCTGGCCGGAAACGCGGCCAAGGACCTGAAGGTCAAGCGTATCACGCCGCGCCACCTGCAGCTGGCCATCCGCGGTGACGACGAGCTCGACACGCTGGTCCGGGCCACCATCGCGTCAGGCGGTGTGCTGCCCCACATCAACAaggcgctgctgctgaaggtCGAGCGCAAGGGCACCAAGAACTGA
- the RCL1 gene encoding rRNA-processing endoribonuclease (highly similar to uniprot|Q08096 Saccharomyces cerevisiae YOL010W RCL1 RNA terminal phosphate cyclase-like protein involved in rRNA processing at sites A0 A1 and A2 does not possess detectable RNA cyclase activity), with amino-acid sequence MSSSRITSFQGSRNFRLLIVLATLSGKPIKIEKIRSDDLNPGLRDHEVSFLRLMEAVTNGSSIEISYTGTTIIYKPGIITGGSYTHNCPPSKPVGYYVEPMLYLAPFSKNKFSIIFRGVTASHNDAGVEAIKWGLLPVMEKFGVRECALHTLKRGSPPLGGGEVHLVVDSLIAQPVTMHALDTPQIASIRGVAYSTRVSPSMVNRMIEGARNVLRGLSCEVDITADVWRGENSGKSPGWGITLVAESKKGWRYFAENIGGAGDVPEDIGTQVAYELLEEISESAVVGRTQLPLAIVYMVIGKEDIGRLRITKSQVDERFIWLLRHIKKMFGTEVFLKPVDEPESDDIIVTIKGIGFTNTNKKTA; translated from the coding sequence ATGTCTTCGTCGCGGATCACAAGTTTTCAAGGCTCAAGGAACTTTAGGCTGCTTATAGTACTAGCGACTTTGTCGGGCAAGCCCATCAAAATAGAGAAAATCCGGTCCGATGACCTAAACCCTGGTCTGCGAGACCACGAGGTATCATTCTTGAGGTTGATGGAAGCAGTTACGAACGGCAGCTCAATTGAGATCTCATATACAGGTACGACAATTATTTACAAGCCTGGAATAATAACAGGTGGTTCCTACACTCACAACTGTCCACCAAGCAAGCCAGTCGGATACTATGTCGAGCCCATGCTTTACCTGGCCCCGTTCTCCAAAAATAAGTTTTCCATTATATTCCGGGGCGTCACTGCCTCTCACAACGACGCTGGTGTTGAAGCTATAAAGTGGGGGCTACTGCCTGTCATGGAAAAATTCGGAGTTCGAGAGTGTGCCCTTCATACCTTGAAGAGAGGCTCCCCTCCGTTAGGAGGTGGGGAAGTCCACTTGGTTGTTGACTCTCTGATCGCTCAACCAGTCACAATGCATGCGCTGGACACTCCACAAATAGCCTCTATTAGAGGCGTTGCATATTCCACCAGAGTAAGCCCTTCAATGGTTAACAGAATGATTGAAGGCGCTAGAAATGTCCTTAGAGGACTGAGCTGCGAAGTAGACATTACTGCTGATGTTTGGAGAGGCGAAAATTCCGGTAAAAGCCCCGGTTGGGGCATAACGTTGGTTGCTGAAAGCAAAAAGGGTTGGAGATATTTTGCAGAAAACATTGGTGGCGCCGGAGACGTCCCGGAGGACATCGGTACGCAAGTGGCCTACGAACTTCTAGAGgaaatttcagaaagcGCCGTTGTAGGCCGGACCCAGTTACCACTAGCCATAGTTTACATGGTAATCGGTAAAGAGGACATTGGCAGGCTGAGAATCACAAAATCCCAAGTTGACGAAAGGTTTATATGGCTTCTGAGGCACATTAAGAAAATGTTTGGGACTGaagtgtttttgaagcctgtTGACGAGCCGGAAAGTGATGACATCATTGTGACCATCAAGGGCATTGGCTTTACCAAcaccaacaaaaaaacagcaTAA